One stretch of Micromonospora echinospora DNA includes these proteins:
- a CDS encoding helix-turn-helix domain-containing protein: MLRRQIGRKFESLRKSAGLTMEQAAERLDRARATLHRIENGAEHVRFRQADVQQMLDLYGASTDDRELLLALTAATRENKNWWHDYVGSGLPRWFQLYIGLEAAASNIRQYEAELVPGLLQTRAYAEEVFRTPGGSIDAKDSSERQRAIQLRVERQALLTRFSAPQLSVIINEAVLLRRVGSATIMAEQLHQILKAAELPNVTIQVVEFSAGLHAGAMAGAFSILDFPKDSNGKEVEPPVAYLEAATGAIYLDKPHEIAAYDTIWADMTSRALTEPRSKNLIQQVAEEYSRA, encoded by the coding sequence ATGTTGCGACGGCAGATCGGCCGCAAGTTCGAGTCACTGCGCAAGTCCGCAGGACTGACGATGGAGCAGGCTGCGGAACGTCTGGACCGAGCACGGGCGACGCTGCATCGGATCGAGAACGGTGCCGAGCACGTCCGCTTCCGGCAGGCAGACGTACAACAGATGCTCGACCTATATGGGGCATCCACCGACGATCGTGAGCTGCTGCTTGCCCTGACGGCAGCCACCAGAGAGAACAAGAACTGGTGGCACGACTACGTCGGCTCGGGCCTACCGCGCTGGTTCCAGCTCTACATCGGGCTTGAAGCTGCCGCATCCAACATCCGGCAGTACGAAGCCGAACTGGTTCCCGGTCTGCTCCAAACACGCGCCTACGCCGAGGAGGTGTTCCGAACGCCTGGCGGCTCGATCGACGCGAAGGACAGCAGCGAGCGGCAGCGGGCGATCCAACTACGCGTCGAACGGCAGGCGCTCCTTACCCGGTTCTCCGCGCCGCAACTCAGCGTGATAATCAACGAGGCCGTATTGCTTCGACGAGTCGGCAGCGCCACGATCATGGCCGAACAGCTCCACCAGATCCTGAAGGCAGCAGAGCTACCCAACGTAACCATCCAAGTTGTGGAATTTTCCGCCGGGCTCCATGCCGGGGCCATGGCGGGAGCCTTCTCGATCTTGGACTTCCCGAAGGACAGCAATGGCAAGGAGGTGGAACCACCGGTGGCTTACCTGGAGGCAGCGACCGGCGCCATCTACCTCGACAAGCCGCACGAAATCGCCGCCTACGACACCATCTGGGCCGACATGACGAGCCGCGCCCTCACCGAGCCCCGATCGAAGAATCTGATCCAGCAAGTCGCAGAGGAGTACTCCCGTGCCTGA
- a CDS encoding DUF397 domain-containing protein, translating to MPDLTGAVWRKSSRSNNGGNCVEVADGLPGVVGLRDSKDPAGPALAFPPSSWTAFIRAVKNETLGH from the coding sequence GTGCCTGACCTGACCGGTGCCGTCTGGCGCAAGTCGAGTCGCAGCAACAACGGTGGCAACTGTGTCGAGGTCGCCGACGGCCTGCCCGGCGTCGTGGGGCTACGTGACAGCAAGGACCCCGCCGGCCCGGCCCTCGCCTTCCCGCCTAGCAGTTGGACCGCCTTCATCCGGGCCGTCAAGAACGAGACGCTGGGCCACTGA
- a CDS encoding type II toxin-antitoxin system VapB family antitoxin: MSRTILDVDDDLLAEAAEILGTGTKKATVNAALQEVVNREKRREFADWLKSGGLPDLTDPQQASKPEAA; this comes from the coding sequence GTGTCCCGAACCATCCTTGACGTCGACGACGACCTCCTGGCCGAGGCCGCCGAGATCCTCGGCACGGGCACCAAGAAGGCCACTGTCAACGCCGCGCTGCAGGAAGTGGTCAACCGGGAGAAGCGCCGGGAGTTCGCCGACTGGCTTAAGAGCGGCGGCCTGCCGGACCTCACCGACCCGCAGCAGGCGTCGAAGCCCGAAGCGGCATGA
- a CDS encoding SRPBCC family protein, with protein MDRDTFRPGPLARVELTPENELVFVRELRHPPEKVWTALTDPDQLAGWAPFLTDRDLGRTGDAVLSTVDGDQSYPAPARVLRADRPHLLEYTWGDDRLRWELTANGDGTTLTLRHRVGGPDLAAMTAAGWHLCLDVAARLLDGDPVGPIRGAEAKDFGWAELRDAYAERLDRD; from the coding sequence ATGGACCGCGACACGTTCCGTCCCGGCCCGCTCGCCCGGGTGGAGCTGACACCCGAGAACGAACTGGTGTTCGTCCGCGAGCTGCGGCACCCGCCGGAGAAGGTGTGGACCGCGCTCACCGACCCGGATCAGCTCGCCGGGTGGGCGCCGTTCCTGACCGACCGCGACCTGGGCCGTACCGGTGACGCCGTGCTCAGCACCGTCGACGGCGACCAGAGCTACCCGGCGCCGGCCCGGGTGCTGCGCGCGGACCGGCCGCACCTGCTGGAGTACACCTGGGGCGACGACAGGCTCCGCTGGGAGCTGACGGCGAACGGCGACGGCACCACGCTCACGCTGCGCCACCGGGTCGGCGGTCCCGACCTCGCCGCGATGACGGCCGCCGGCTGGCACCTCTGCCTCGACGTCGCCGCGCGTCTGCTCGACGGCGACCCGGTCGGCCCGATCCGGGGCGCGGAGGCGAAGGACTTCGGCTGGGCGGAGCTACGCGACGCGTACGCCGAACGCCTGGACCGCGACTGA
- a CDS encoding site-2 protease family protein, with protein MRASFRLGRIAGVPVGVNWSVLVIFVLIAWALSASLFPASYPGHSPVAYFAAGLAAAVVFFVGLLAHEVAHAVVAKRNGIEVEGITLWLFGGVAELKGEAKDPGAELRIAGVGPLVSLVLGVFFAAIAVAVAAAGGHGLLLGALAWLAGINVLLAIFNVLPAAPLDGGRLLRAAVWKFTGDRTKASVVAARAGWVLGVVLIGLGLWRFLTGAGFGGLWLALIGWFLLGAAGQEERAARMGDALRGIRVGDVMTPQPQTASGDLTVADFVDHYLFAYRHSALPLTVDGRPVGLVTLARVRGIAADRRASTTLAEVSCRADELVLARPDEQLTDLLPRLNECTDGRALVVIDDQLVGIVSPSDISRAVQRGSLRQQTPAGR; from the coding sequence ATGAGGGCGAGTTTCCGTCTGGGTCGGATCGCCGGCGTACCGGTCGGCGTCAACTGGAGTGTCCTGGTCATCTTCGTGCTGATCGCGTGGGCGCTGTCGGCGAGCCTGTTCCCCGCCTCGTACCCCGGTCACTCCCCCGTCGCCTACTTCGCGGCCGGTCTGGCCGCCGCTGTGGTCTTCTTTGTCGGCCTGCTCGCCCACGAGGTGGCGCACGCGGTCGTCGCCAAGCGCAACGGCATCGAGGTCGAGGGGATCACGCTCTGGCTGTTCGGCGGCGTCGCCGAGCTGAAGGGCGAGGCGAAGGACCCGGGCGCCGAGCTTCGGATCGCCGGGGTCGGGCCGCTGGTCAGCCTGGTCCTCGGCGTGTTCTTCGCGGCGATCGCGGTGGCCGTCGCCGCAGCGGGTGGGCACGGGCTGCTGCTCGGCGCGCTGGCCTGGCTGGCGGGCATCAACGTGCTGCTGGCGATCTTCAACGTGCTGCCCGCCGCCCCGCTGGACGGCGGGCGGCTGCTGCGCGCGGCGGTCTGGAAGTTCACCGGCGACCGGACGAAGGCGTCGGTGGTGGCGGCCCGCGCGGGCTGGGTGCTCGGCGTCGTGCTGATCGGGCTCGGCCTGTGGCGGTTCCTGACCGGCGCCGGGTTCGGCGGGCTCTGGCTGGCGCTGATCGGCTGGTTCCTGCTCGGCGCCGCCGGCCAGGAGGAACGCGCCGCCCGGATGGGCGACGCGCTGCGCGGCATCCGGGTGGGCGACGTCATGACGCCGCAGCCGCAGACCGCGTCCGGCGACCTCACGGTGGCCGACTTCGTCGACCACTACCTTTTCGCGTACCGGCACTCGGCGCTGCCGCTCACCGTCGACGGCAGGCCGGTCGGTCTGGTCACGCTCGCTCGGGTACGCGGCATCGCGGCGGATCGCCGCGCCTCGACCACGCTGGCCGAGGTGTCCTGCCGGGCCGACGAACTGGTTCTCGCCCGCCCGGACGAGCAGCTCACCGACCTGCTGCCCCGCCTCAACGAGTGCACCGACGGCCGGGCACTCGTGGTGATCGACGACCAGTTGGTCGGCATCGTCTCGCCCAGTGACATCAGCCGGGCGGTCCAGCGCGGCAGTCTGCGCCAGCAGACGCCGGCCGGGCGCTGA
- a CDS encoding PIN domain nuclease, which produces MTQERYLLDKSALARWPKPAVAPVLDELSERGLLAVCGAVEIEVVHSARSAKDAQRARWLLRGFDWLAMPDDIWDRAIDVQVQALHKGNHRALSMADLLIAATAERHGATVLHYDGDFDLITAITGQPTTWVVPAGKAD; this is translated from the coding sequence ATGACGCAGGAGCGCTACCTACTCGACAAGTCTGCGCTGGCCAGATGGCCGAAGCCCGCCGTGGCACCCGTCCTGGACGAGTTGTCCGAGCGCGGTCTACTGGCGGTCTGCGGGGCGGTCGAGATCGAGGTGGTGCACAGCGCCCGCTCGGCCAAGGACGCGCAACGCGCCCGATGGCTGCTTCGCGGCTTCGACTGGCTCGCCATGCCGGACGACATCTGGGATCGAGCCATCGACGTGCAGGTGCAGGCGCTGCACAAGGGCAACCACCGGGCGCTCTCGATGGCCGATCTGCTGATCGCCGCCACCGCCGAACGGCATGGCGCAACAGTCCTGCACTACGACGGCGACTTCGACCTGATCACCGCCATCACCGGGCAGCCGACGACGTGGGTCGTCCCGGCCGGAAAGGCCGACTGA
- a CDS encoding ArsR/SmtB family transcription factor, with translation MTVDAFAVLAEPSRRRILDRLRRAESSVGELVDALGMSQPAVSKHLRVLRDAGLVTCRTAAQRRIYRVDITPLRAVDDWLGPYRSMWTAHLDALERHLDSQE, from the coding sequence GTGACAGTCGACGCCTTCGCCGTGCTGGCCGAGCCCTCCCGGCGCCGCATCCTGGACCGGCTGCGCCGGGCGGAGAGCAGCGTCGGCGAGCTGGTGGACGCGCTGGGCATGAGCCAGCCGGCCGTCTCCAAGCACCTGCGCGTGCTCCGCGACGCCGGCCTGGTCACCTGCCGTACTGCGGCGCAGCGGCGGATCTACCGGGTCGACATCACGCCGCTACGGGCAGTCGACGACTGGCTCGGGCCGTACCGGTCGATGTGGACCGCGCACCTCGACGCCCTGGAACGCCACCTCGACAGTCAGGAGTGA
- a CDS encoding FAD-binding protein: MTDTNWAGNVSWSARTRSRPTSTDELRRLVAEADLVRAVGTGHSFNRLGDTTGTQIALDGLPPTVALDPDRGAVTVAAGVRYGDLATAIQAQGYALANLASLPHISVAGSVATATHGSGARNRNLAAAVAGLELVTADGDLITVDRSDPRFAGLVVNLGALGVVTRLTLDVVPTYAVRQHVRLGLPRAALDEALDAAYSVSVFTSWRSERLDQVWVKQYADQAPPPADWLDTVAADSPRHPVPGMSPEHCTAQLGEPGPWHERLPHFRLGFTPSSGDELQSEWHVARGDATAALAALDPIAERIAAVLQICELRTIAADELWLSPNFRRDSLALHFTWIGDPVAVAPVLAEVEERLAPFAPRPHWGKLFERDPAAAYPRHEDFATLLREFDPKGKFRTAEMDRYFPRD, translated from the coding sequence ATGACGGACACCAACTGGGCCGGAAACGTCAGCTGGTCGGCGCGTACCCGATCGCGGCCGACCTCGACCGACGAGCTGCGGCGGCTGGTCGCGGAGGCCGACCTGGTCCGGGCCGTCGGCACCGGCCACTCGTTCAACCGGCTCGGCGACACCACAGGCACCCAGATCGCGCTGGACGGCCTGCCGCCCACCGTCGCGCTCGACCCGGACCGCGGCGCCGTCACGGTCGCGGCCGGCGTCCGCTACGGCGATCTCGCCACCGCGATCCAGGCTCAGGGGTACGCGCTGGCGAACCTCGCGTCGCTGCCGCACATCTCGGTGGCCGGCTCGGTCGCCACCGCCACCCACGGTTCCGGCGCGCGGAACCGCAACCTCGCCGCCGCCGTCGCCGGGCTGGAACTGGTCACCGCCGACGGCGACCTGATCACCGTCGACCGCAGCGATCCGCGGTTCGCCGGGCTGGTGGTCAACCTGGGCGCGCTGGGCGTGGTCACCCGGCTCACGCTCGACGTGGTGCCCACGTACGCGGTGCGCCAGCACGTCCGTCTCGGCCTGCCCCGCGCCGCGCTGGACGAGGCGCTCGACGCCGCGTACAGCGTCAGCGTCTTCACCTCGTGGCGCTCGGAGCGCTTGGACCAGGTGTGGGTGAAGCAGTACGCCGATCAGGCCCCGCCGCCCGCCGACTGGCTGGACACGGTGGCCGCCGACTCGCCCCGGCACCCGGTGCCCGGCATGTCACCGGAGCACTGCACCGCGCAGCTCGGCGAGCCGGGGCCGTGGCACGAGCGGCTGCCGCACTTCCGGCTCGGCTTCACCCCGAGCAGCGGCGACGAACTGCAGTCCGAGTGGCACGTCGCCCGCGGCGACGCGACGGCGGCGCTCGCCGCGCTCGACCCGATCGCCGAGCGGATCGCCGCCGTGCTCCAGATCTGCGAGCTGCGGACGATCGCCGCCGACGAGCTGTGGTTGAGCCCGAACTTCCGGCGCGACTCGCTGGCGCTGCACTTCACCTGGATCGGCGACCCGGTGGCCGTCGCGCCGGTGCTGGCCGAGGTGGAGGAGCGGCTCGCCCCGTTCGCGCCGCGCCCGCACTGGGGCAAGCTGTTCGAGCGCGATCCCGCCGCCGCGTACCCCCGACATGAGGACTTTGCCACGCTGCTGCGCGAGTTCGACCCGAAGGGGAAGTTCCGCACCGCCGAGATGGACCGCTACTTCCCCCGGGACTGA
- a CDS encoding ATP-binding cassette domain-containing protein, with the protein MSYAFEAEGLVKRFGTTTALAGIDLAARRGTVLGVLGPNGAGKTTAVRILATLLRPDEGRAIVGGHDVVTDAARVRRLIGLTGQYASVDEDLTGTQNLVLIGRLLDLSRREARARAAELLAWFGLTDAAGRPTKTYSGGMRRRLDLAASLVGRPEVIYLDEPTTGLDPAKREEMWGVVRSLVDDGSTVLLTTQYLDEADALADEISVIDHGRVIAHGTPGELKRIAGSQTIVVRPTDPGRIGAVAEILRAATGADPELPRPGVLTVPVDDDATFTAVVRRLDEAGIGVVELALRLPSLDEVFFTLTGHGAEEPTEVAA; encoded by the coding sequence ATGAGTTACGCATTCGAGGCAGAGGGCCTGGTCAAGCGGTTCGGTACGACGACCGCGCTGGCCGGGATCGACCTCGCCGCACGCCGGGGGACCGTGCTGGGGGTGCTGGGGCCCAACGGTGCCGGCAAGACCACAGCGGTGCGGATCCTCGCCACACTGTTGCGCCCGGACGAGGGGCGCGCCATTGTCGGCGGCCACGACGTGGTCACCGACGCCGCCCGGGTACGGCGGCTGATCGGGCTGACCGGCCAGTACGCCTCGGTCGACGAGGACCTGACCGGTACCCAGAACCTGGTGCTGATCGGCCGGCTGCTCGACCTGAGCCGTCGGGAGGCCCGGGCGCGGGCGGCGGAGCTGCTCGCCTGGTTCGGCCTGACCGACGCGGCCGGACGCCCGACCAAGACGTACTCCGGGGGTATGCGCCGTCGCCTGGACCTGGCCGCGAGCCTGGTCGGCCGGCCGGAGGTGATCTACCTGGACGAGCCGACGACCGGCCTGGACCCGGCCAAGCGGGAGGAGATGTGGGGCGTGGTCCGCTCACTTGTCGACGACGGGTCGACGGTGCTGCTGACCACGCAGTACCTGGACGAGGCCGACGCGCTCGCCGACGAGATCTCGGTGATCGACCACGGCCGGGTGATCGCGCACGGTACGCCCGGCGAGCTGAAGCGGATCGCCGGCAGCCAGACGATCGTGGTCCGGCCGACCGATCCGGGCCGGATCGGCGCTGTCGCCGAGATCCTGCGCGCCGCCACCGGGGCCGATCCCGAGCTGCCCCGGCCGGGCGTGCTCACCGTGCCGGTGGACGACGACGCCACGTTCACCGCAGTGGTCCGCCGGCTCGACGAGGCCGGCATCGGGGTGGTCGAGCTGGCGTTGCGGCTGCCCAGCCTCGACGAGGTGTTCTTCACGTTGACCGGCCACGGCGCCGAGGAGCCCACGGAGGTGGCGGCATGA
- a CDS encoding LLM class F420-dependent oxidoreductase, which produces MELRIFTEPQQGATYDLLLAVARRAEETGFAAFFRSDHYLKMGSVSGDPGPTDAWTTLAGLARDTTRIRLGTLMTAATFRLPGPLAITVAQVDQMSGGRVELGIGTAWYAEEHAAYGIPFPPLGERFDRLEEQLAVITGLWSTPAGSTFDFPGTYYPVSDSPALPKPVQRPRPPILLGGMGPKRTPRLAARYADEFNLPFASVEDTVAQFQRVRDACAEIDRDPSTMAWSNALVLCCGRNEAEVKRRAEVIGRDPDELRANGAAGTPAEVVETLGRYAETGSSRAYLQVLDLTDLDHLELVAAEVMPHV; this is translated from the coding sequence ATGGAACTGCGGATCTTCACCGAACCCCAGCAGGGCGCCACCTACGACCTGCTCCTCGCGGTGGCCCGGCGCGCGGAGGAGACCGGCTTCGCCGCGTTCTTCCGCTCCGACCACTACCTGAAGATGGGCTCGGTGAGCGGTGACCCCGGCCCGACCGACGCCTGGACCACGCTCGCCGGGCTGGCCCGCGACACCACCCGGATCCGGCTCGGCACGCTGATGACCGCCGCCACGTTCCGGCTACCAGGTCCGCTGGCGATCACCGTGGCGCAGGTCGACCAGATGAGCGGCGGCCGGGTCGAGCTGGGCATCGGCACCGCCTGGTACGCCGAGGAGCACGCCGCGTACGGCATCCCGTTCCCGCCGCTGGGGGAGCGGTTCGACCGGCTGGAGGAACAGCTCGCGGTGATCACCGGGCTCTGGTCCACCCCGGCGGGCTCCACGTTCGACTTCCCCGGCACGTACTACCCGGTCAGCGACTCGCCCGCGCTGCCCAAGCCGGTGCAGCGCCCCCGCCCGCCGATCCTGCTCGGCGGCATGGGACCGAAGCGCACGCCCCGCCTGGCCGCCCGCTACGCCGACGAGTTCAACCTGCCGTTCGCCTCGGTCGAGGACACCGTGGCGCAGTTCCAGCGCGTGCGCGACGCCTGCGCCGAGATCGACCGCGACCCGTCCACGATGGCCTGGTCCAACGCGCTCGTGCTCTGCTGCGGCCGCAACGAGGCCGAGGTGAAGCGCCGCGCCGAGGTGATCGGCCGCGACCCGGACGAGCTGCGCGCCAACGGCGCCGCCGGCACACCCGCCGAAGTGGTCGAGACGCTCGGCCGGTACGCCGAGACCGGCAGCTCCCGGGCCTACCTCCAGGTGCTCGACCTGACCGACCTGGACCACCTGGAGCTGGTAGCCGCCGAGGTGATGCCCCACGTCTGA
- a CDS encoding alpha/beta hydrolase produces the protein MSAPTGRVDTIVLIHGLWMTSRSWEHWAQRYAARGFQVLTPAWPGMDREVEELRADPAPIAAQRIADIAEHYAAIVRDLPRPPIIMGHSFGGLVAQLLLDRRLGAAVVAVHPAPVRGVLKLPPSTLRSGYSILHNPANRHRAVPFTPEDFRYAFGNTISQEQSDAAWERYAVPGAGHVLFEAAFANLDPNSASAIDKKRSDRAPLLITAGGEDHVVPATLASSIANLYRSSTALTGYREFPGRSHFVGGEPGWEEEADYALEWAVEAANEFSPTVVAEAPRRR, from the coding sequence ATGAGCGCACCGACGGGACGGGTCGACACGATCGTGCTCATCCACGGCCTCTGGATGACCTCGCGGAGCTGGGAGCACTGGGCGCAGCGGTACGCCGCACGCGGCTTCCAGGTGCTCACGCCCGCCTGGCCCGGCATGGACCGCGAGGTGGAGGAGCTGCGGGCCGACCCGGCGCCGATCGCCGCCCAGCGGATCGCCGACATCGCCGAGCACTACGCGGCGATCGTCCGGGACCTGCCGCGCCCGCCGATCATCATGGGCCACTCGTTCGGCGGCCTGGTCGCCCAGTTGCTGCTGGACCGGCGCCTCGGCGCCGCAGTGGTCGCCGTGCACCCCGCGCCGGTACGGGGCGTGCTCAAGCTGCCGCCCAGCACGCTGCGGTCCGGGTACTCCATCCTGCACAACCCGGCCAACCGGCACCGCGCCGTGCCGTTCACGCCGGAGGACTTCCGGTACGCCTTCGGCAACACCATCAGCCAGGAGCAGTCCGACGCCGCCTGGGAGCGGTACGCCGTACCGGGCGCCGGGCACGTGCTGTTCGAGGCGGCGTTCGCCAACCTGGACCCGAACTCGGCCAGCGCGATCGACAAGAAGCGCAGCGACCGCGCCCCGCTTCTCATCACCGCGGGCGGCGAGGACCACGTGGTGCCCGCAACCTTGGCCAGCTCGATCGCCAACCTCTACCGGAGTTCGACGGCGCTCACCGGCTACCGGGAGTTCCCCGGCCGGTCGCACTTCGTCGGCGGCGAACCGGGCTGGGAGGAGGAGGCGGACTACGCGCTGGAGTGGGCGGTCGAGGCGGCGAACGAGTTCTCCCCGACAGTGGTCGCCGAGGCCCCTCGACGGCGCTGA
- a CDS encoding DUF397 domain-containing protein → MEEANQATVTWRKSTRSNGSGDCVEVADNLPGVVGLRDSKDPTGPALAFDQAAWSTFVASVKQRSFRR, encoded by the coding sequence GTGGAAGAGGCCAACCAGGCGACGGTGACCTGGCGCAAGAGCACCCGCAGCAACGGCTCCGGCGACTGCGTTGAGGTCGCCGACAACCTGCCCGGCGTGGTCGGACTCCGCGACAGCAAGGACCCCACCGGCCCGGCCCTCGCCTTCGACCAGGCAGCCTGGTCGACCTTCGTCGCGAGCGTCAAACAGCGGTCGTTCCGCCGCTGA
- a CDS encoding DivIVA domain-containing protein — MRVFLRRVRRRRRSVLGSTCYRSSAYQPLRPWQVRERSFRTTQLGRRGLDPQEVREFLDRVAGDLAAVYDALAQSRRETDRIKNALRRWQSEQARARNERGYDR, encoded by the coding sequence ATGCGCGTCTTCCTCCGGCGTGTCCGGCGTCGCCGGCGGTCGGTCCTCGGATCGACCTGCTACCGCTCGTCCGCCTACCAGCCCCTGCGCCCCTGGCAGGTCCGTGAGCGGAGCTTCCGGACGACCCAGCTGGGCCGGCGGGGGCTCGACCCGCAGGAGGTGCGGGAGTTCCTCGACCGCGTCGCCGGTGACCTGGCCGCCGTCTACGACGCGCTGGCGCAGAGCCGCCGGGAGACCGACCGGATCAAGAACGCGCTGCGCCGCTGGCAGTCGGAGCAGGCCCGGGCACGCAACGAACGGGGGTACGACAGGTGA
- a CDS encoding ABC transporter ATP-binding protein — translation MTDSAPAVDLAGLTKTFGPVTAVDGLDLRIAPGEVVAFLGPNGAGKTTTVDMLLGLARPDTGTVRLFGGEPADAVRLGRVAAVMQTGGLLKDLTVAETVRMTAHFYGHTRPVAEVLERAGIAGIADRAVGKCSGGQQQRLRFALALLPDPDLMVLDEPTTGMDVEGRRDFWQAIRADARSGRTVLFATHYLDEADAYADRIVLIRQGRVVADGTTAEIKNLAAGRVVRATLPGADQAALAALPGVRSVEVRGDAVLVHTEDSDVVARHLLTRTGARDLEITSRNLEDAFLTLTASA, via the coding sequence ATGACCGATTCCGCACCGGCCGTGGACCTGGCCGGACTCACCAAGACCTTCGGACCGGTGACCGCCGTCGACGGGCTCGACCTGCGGATCGCCCCCGGTGAGGTGGTGGCGTTCCTCGGCCCCAACGGCGCCGGCAAGACCACCACCGTCGACATGCTGCTCGGGCTGGCCCGCCCGGACACCGGCACCGTCCGCCTCTTCGGCGGCGAACCGGCCGACGCCGTCCGGCTCGGCCGGGTCGCCGCCGTGATGCAGACCGGCGGCCTGCTCAAGGACCTCACGGTCGCCGAGACGGTACGGATGACCGCGCACTTCTACGGCCACACCCGGCCCGTGGCCGAGGTGCTGGAGCGCGCCGGCATCGCCGGGATCGCCGACCGTGCGGTGGGCAAGTGCTCGGGCGGTCAGCAGCAGCGCCTGCGGTTCGCGCTCGCGTTGCTGCCCGACCCGGACCTGATGGTGCTGGACGAGCCGACCACCGGCATGGACGTCGAGGGCCGGCGCGACTTCTGGCAGGCGATCCGGGCCGACGCCCGTTCCGGCCGGACCGTCCTGTTCGCCACCCACTACCTGGACGAGGCCGACGCGTACGCGGACCGGATCGTGCTGATCCGCCAGGGCCGCGTGGTCGCCGACGGCACCACCGCCGAGATCAAGAACCTGGCCGCCGGGCGGGTGGTCCGTGCCACGCTGCCCGGCGCCGACCAGGCCGCGCTCGCCGCGCTGCCGGGCGTGCGGTCGGTCGAGGTACGCGGTGACGCGGTGCTCGTGCACACCGAGGACTCCGATGTGGTGGCCCGGCACCTGCTGACCCGCACCGGCGCCCGGGACCTGGAGATCACCTCGCGCAACCTCGAGGACGCGTTCCTCACCCTGACCGCCTCCGCCTGA
- a CDS encoding ABC transporter permease, whose translation MTTTTRTAATPSRTGATHTAARPFGLVRHSLALAGRSLVKTIRTPEQLLDVTLQPIVFVLIFVYLLGGAVAGSQHEYLQFLLPAIMVQTVLFASIATGVSLNTDVEKGVFDRFRSLPIARSAPLVGSVVGDLVRFVVSIVVLLGFGYALGFRIGTDPLSALAACLLTIAFAFAVSWIGVLLGVLMRSPGAVQGTAFLLLFPLTFGTNMMVPTDTLPGWLQWWVGVNPVADVMEAARGLMIGGPVAGPVTRSLLWTVAIIAVFAPLAVRAYRRRA comes from the coding sequence ATGACCACGACGACCCGTACGGCGGCGACGCCGTCCCGGACCGGCGCCACCCACACCGCGGCCCGTCCGTTCGGGCTGGTCCGGCACAGTCTCGCGCTGGCCGGCCGCAGCCTGGTCAAGACGATCCGGACCCCGGAGCAACTGCTCGACGTCACGCTCCAGCCGATCGTCTTCGTGCTGATCTTCGTCTACCTGCTCGGCGGCGCGGTCGCCGGCTCGCAGCACGAGTACCTGCAGTTCCTGCTGCCCGCGATCATGGTGCAGACCGTGCTGTTCGCGTCCATCGCGACCGGCGTCAGCCTCAACACCGACGTAGAGAAGGGCGTCTTCGACAGGTTCCGCAGCCTGCCCATCGCCCGGTCCGCGCCGCTCGTCGGCTCGGTGGTCGGCGACCTGGTCCGGTTCGTGGTCTCCATCGTGGTGCTGCTGGGGTTCGGGTACGCGCTCGGCTTCCGGATCGGCACCGATCCGCTGTCCGCGCTCGCCGCCTGCCTGCTCACCATCGCGTTCGCGTTCGCGGTCAGCTGGATCGGCGTGCTGCTCGGGGTGCTGATGCGCAGCCCGGGCGCGGTGCAGGGCACGGCGTTCCTGCTGCTGTTCCCGCTCACCTTCGGCACCAACATGATGGTGCCGACGGACACGCTGCCCGGCTGGTTGCAGTGGTGGGTCGGGGTCAACCCGGTGGCCGACGTGATGGAGGCGGCGCGGGGTCTGATGATCGGTGGCCCGGTGGCCGGGCCGGTGACCCGGTCGCTGCTCTGGACCGTGGCGATCATCGCGGTGTTCGCGCCGCTCGCCGTCCGCGCCTACCGCCGCCGAGCCTGA